One Clupea harengus chromosome 3, Ch_v2.0.2, whole genome shotgun sequence DNA window includes the following coding sequences:
- the slc25a22a gene encoding mitochondrial glutamate carrier 1, with protein MADKQISLPAKLINGGIAGIVGVTCVFPIDLAKTRLQNQQNGSRLYTSMSDCLIKTIRSDGYFGMYRGAAVNLTLVTPEKAIKLAANDFFRQYLSRDGQKLTLFKEMLAGCGAGTCQVVITTPMEMLKIQLQDAGRLEAQRKLMPETVAPGAAVMKSPTAMQITRELLRSKGIAGLYKGLGATILRDVPFSIIYFPLFANLNELGKRGAEGPAPFYVSFLAGCMAGSTAAVAVNPVDVIKTRIQSLNRGGQEDTYSGVTDCIRKILRTEGPGAFLKGAYCRALVIAPLFGIAQVMYFLGVGEAILSFLPQREK; from the exons ATGGCTGACAAACAGATCAG TCTGCCTGCCAAGCTGATTAATGGAGGCATCGCTGGCATCGTGGGAGTGACGTGTGTGTTCCCCATCGACCTCGCCAAAACACGCCTGCAGAACCAGCAGAATGGATCCCGCCTTTAcaccagcat GTCAGACTGCCTTATCAAGACCATCCGGTCAGATGGATACTTTGGGATGTACAGAG GTGCTGCAGTTAACCTGACCCTGGTCACCCCAGAGAAAGCCATCAAACTGGCAGCGAACGACTTCTTCAGACAGTATCTATCCAGAGACGG gcAGAAGCTTACTCTGTTCAAAGAGATGTTAGCAGGCTGTGGGGCTGGTACATGTCAG GTTGTCATCACGACGCCCATGGAGATGCTGAAGATTCAGCTACAGGACGCCGGCAGACTTG AGGCCCAGAGGAAGCTGATGCCGGAGACTGTGGCCCCTGGAGCAGCGGTGATGAAGAGCCCCACAGCCATGCAGATCACACGGGAGCTGCTGCGCTCCAAAGGCATCGCAGGCCTCTACAAGGGCCTAGGAGCCACAAttctcag gGATGTGCCGTTCTCCATAATCTACTTCCCCTTGTTTGCCAATCTGAATGAGCTGGGCAAGCGAGGGGCCGAGGGTCCCGCCCCCTTCTACGTGTCCTTCCTGGCGGGCTGCATGGCTGGCAGCACCGCCGCGGTGGCCGTCAACCCGGTCgacg tgattAAGACCAGGATACAGTCTCTAAATCGGGGCGGGCAGGAGGACACCTACAGTGGAGTGACCGACTGTATCAG GAAGATCCTGCGTACGGAGGGTCCCGGCGCCTTCCTGAAGGGGGCGTACTGCCGCGCCCTGGTCATCGCGCCGCTCTTCGGCATCGCACAGGTCATGTACTTCCTGGGCGTGGGAGAGGCCATCCTCAGCTTCCTGCCACAGCGGGAGAAATAG